CCATCGCTTTCCGGGAGAAGCTGCCCCACACCAAGAGCGGCAAGATTTTGAGAAGGCTTTTGAAGGCCGAAGAGACGGGATCAGCGCCCGGGGATTTGTCGAGTTTGGAAGAGGAGTAGGGACCCGGTTAACTCTCGTTAAATAACGATCAGAGCATGATACAATTATTGTTTAAAAGCATATTTTGTATTGTCGCGATAACTTTTTTGTTGCCTGCCTGCAGCCAGGCAGGTGCTTCTCCTTGCGATGGGATAAGCACGGTTGCCGATAACACTGGTCAACTGGGTGAGGTGGTTGCGAAACAGTTGAATGTCGATAGCGTAGAAATATTGCGATCATTCTCTTTTGGCGGATGGACTATATTTTTTGTCGAAACACATGTGTCAGATGAGCCATTCGTGTTTTATTCAGGCGATCCGATTAAAAATAAATATATCGCTCTTTGGAGTGGCGCGGCTAGAATGGATGAAGAACAAGATATTTATAATTGGGTGATTGTGAATGCGCCAGGGATTCCCATCGAACTTGCCAAATGTTTCTCCTGGCATGTCACGAAGGGGCGCGCAATGTAAGTGCTGTAAGAAGCATAAAACGTTGTGTTCATTTGTGTTATTCCATGCCGCCTTTTGTTGATCTTCTCGTCAATTGGAACCTCTCCTTCGTCCGCCTTCGTCCCGACCTCGCCATTCCCGGCAGCCCGGAGCGGTGCATTTGGCGTCACGTGGTGGAAGATGGGGAAGGGGGGCTGTGGCTGCTTGAGCAGCTGGGGCCGAATCAGGTCCAGCGCCGGGAGGCCATGGGGCAGGTTCTCGATGGTCTGGCCGGGCGAGGGTTGCATGGCCTCGCGCCGTACCGGCGGACCTCACCCGGTTCCTTCGTGTGCCGCGACCTCGGCCACTCCTGGCAGCTTTCCCCGTTCATCCTGGGCGAGCCCCTGATCCAGCCCGACTACCTGGACGACAGCGCCAGGGGTGACGCTCTCGGCGCATGGCTGGCGGCCTTCCGCCAAGCCTCGGACGGCCTTGCCCTGCCGCCGGGGCTCTTCCCGCTGGACCTGCCCGCCTACATCACGGACCTTCTCGACCGCATCGCCCGCGCCGGTCTGTCTCACGCCGGGGACGTTCAGTCCGCCGCTAACCGCCTGGCGGGGGGCGCCAGCCCTGAAATCTCGCGCCCGGCCGGGATCGACCTTATCCAGGTCCACGCCCGGGCCTCGCGCCTGCTCCCCGCGCTGGCGGAATTTTTCGAAACGTATGACGAACTGCTACACACTTTGTGCCACGGAGACATCCATCCCCTGAACGTTGTCTGGGGCCCGTCCGCCCCCAATGCGGTCATCGACTGGGAGTTCTGCGGCATCCGCCCGGAAATCTACGACCTGGCCAACTGTCTAGGGTGCCTGGCCATCGAGGGCGACGGCGGTCTTTCCACCCCCTTCGCCCAGGCCGTGCTCGCGCGCACCCTTCCCGCCGGGCTCTTCTCCCCCGAATCCGCCCGCATGCTCGCACCGGCCATCCTGGCCACGCGCTTCGGTTGGCTTTCCGAGTGGCTGCGCCGCCGCGACGAGGAAATGATCACTCTCGAGCTCGACTTCATGGAGCACCTGTCCGCCACCGGCAACGGCCTGCTCCTCAACGCCTGACCGACAGCGTCTCGCGATTCCCCGACACCCCTATACGGGATTCCAAAGGGAAGTAGTCCCTTTGGCCGCCGGAGGCCTCCCCCTTCTCAAATCACCCGCGCCTCTCCCAAGAAAAATCATCCTTCCCGCTCAAAGTTTCCCGCTTTATCGCCCCCGCGATAGTCCTCTTCCCCTCCCCGGGCTAGACCGCCACCATCCAAAAGCCGCATCCGCGCGGCGCATCCAGGAGGTGGCGCATGGCCAACGGGTCGGTTGAGACCGTAAACGTATGCAGGGGAGGGCTCGGAACCTACATTTCCGAGAACCTCACCCTGTGCGGGCAGAGCGCCCGCGTGGCCTGGGCCGGGTACGCCGCGGCGTGGGGCCTGTTCTTCCTCATCAACTGCGTCCTACCGCTGCCCGAGGGTCTCAAGCCCGAGGGCATGTCCGTGCTGGCCATCCTCCTGTGGGCTTCGGTCATGTGGGTCACCGAGGCCATGCCCGTGGGCATCACCGGCATATCCATACCCACGCTCCTGGTGCTCACCAGGGCCATCCCCTGGAACGGCGCCAACCCTCCCATGGGCCAGGTGTTCTCGGGCTTCACCACCCACGAGGTGTGGCTGTGCCTGTTCGCCTTCTTCGCCGGGGCCATCATCCAGCTCCTGAACATGGACAAGCGCATTGCCTTGGCCATTCTGGACAAGATCAAGGCCTCGAGCGTCGGGCGCATCATCTGGGGCATGTTCTGGGTCAACGTGGTGCTGGCCTTTCTGATCCCGGCGGCCAACGCCCGCGCGGCCACGGTGATGCCCGTGGTGCAGGGCATCACCAACCTGCTGGGCGACACCCCCCGCGAGCGCGAGGCCAAGAAGGCCATCGTGATCCAGTCCATGGTCTACGCCA
The DNA window shown above is from Fundidesulfovibrio terrae and carries:
- a CDS encoding phosphotransferase, producing MEDGEGGLWLLEQLGPNQVQRREAMGQVLDGLAGRGLHGLAPYRRTSPGSFVCRDLGHSWQLSPFILGEPLIQPDYLDDSARGDALGAWLAAFRQASDGLALPPGLFPLDLPAYITDLLDRIARAGLSHAGDVQSAANRLAGGASPEISRPAGIDLIQVHARASRLLPALAEFFETYDELLHTLCHGDIHPLNVVWGPSAPNAVIDWEFCGIRPEIYDLANCLGCLAIEGDGGLSTPFAQAVLARTLPAGLFSPESARMLAPAILATRFGWLSEWLRRRDEEMITLELDFMEHLSATGNGLLLNA